The Winogradskyella schleiferi genome has a window encoding:
- a CDS encoding glycerophosphodiester phosphodiesterase family protein, whose amino-acid sequence MRNKLFFLVVLFTVFCSCKEAPSITNVNNSTKDSISNNNSIEDLLNNLNNPTSNKIMVISHRGDWRNAPENSLQAIQNCIDLGVDMVEIDVRKTNDNQLVVIHDSKLDRTTTGKGLVKEWTLDSLKTLRLKNGTGRPTHHRIPTLREALLIAKGKILINLDKCYDYFDDAYKIIEETGTTKQVVIKGYNKSVEDVQRDFGNKLDSIIFMPIIHLDKQKNAKSILFDYQNKIKPLAFEIVFSQDTSSVLNEFSEIKNNGSKVWVNSLWKSLNAGYEDDIALNNRDSIYGWYVDKGVNMIQTDRPALLLKYLRSKGLHD is encoded by the coding sequence ATGAGAAATAAACTATTCTTTTTAGTTGTTCTATTTACAGTTTTTTGTTCATGTAAAGAGGCACCATCAATAACAAATGTAAATAATTCTACAAAAGATTCTATCTCAAATAACAATAGTATAGAAGATTTATTGAATAATTTAAATAATCCTACTAGCAATAAGATTATGGTTATTTCCCACAGAGGCGATTGGAGAAATGCACCAGAAAATTCGTTGCAGGCCATTCAGAATTGTATTGACCTTGGTGTGGACATGGTAGAAATAGATGTTCGTAAAACAAACGATAATCAGCTAGTAGTTATACACGATTCAAAATTAGATAGAACTACTACAGGAAAAGGCCTTGTAAAAGAATGGACTTTAGATTCACTAAAGACTTTAAGACTCAAAAACGGTACTGGCAGACCAACGCATCATAGAATTCCAACATTACGTGAAGCTTTATTGATAGCTAAAGGTAAAATCCTTATCAATTTAGATAAATGTTATGATTATTTTGATGATGCTTATAAAATAATTGAAGAAACCGGGACTACCAAACAAGTTGTAATAAAGGGTTATAATAAATCGGTAGAAGATGTTCAACGAGATTTTGGAAACAAATTAGACTCTATAATTTTTATGCCAATTATACATTTAGATAAGCAAAAAAACGCAAAATCTATTCTATTCGATTATCAAAATAAAATTAAACCACTTGCTTTTGAAATAGTGTTTTCTCAAGATACATCATCAGTACTCAATGAATTTTCCGAAATTAAAAATAATGGAAGTAAAGTTTGGGTAAATTCTCTTTGGAAAAGTTTAAACGCTGGTTATGAAGATGATATTGCCCTTAATAATAGGGATAGCATTTATGGCTGGTATGTTGATAAAGGTGTAAATATGATTCAAACTGATAGACCAGCCTTATTATTGAAATATTTAAGGAGTAAAGGACTTCACGATTAA
- a CDS encoding DUF6528 family protein, giving the protein MSKVLYIVFLQLIVLSCKGQPDKLIACGSDKVIIISANKTNEDLESRMLWEWSPYDAKSLPEEYKKKYFIKIDECKPTKNGNQIMITASTGGVAIIDKPTKDVVFYSYLANAHSIEELPNDRIAVAGSNHEKGNCVAIFNRHTFGEEPITKSKLFAGHGLVWDKTKQLLFVLGGNELQTYKLIHWESKSPKIELQERWDLPDVGGHDLISYSSDELLITTNNNVWVFNKSNGGFKIFTQLGNQKFIKGLSVSKGENKRIAFVQGEEKWWSHNIYLTNPYLKITQPSINFYKVRWWNYD; this is encoded by the coding sequence ATGTCTAAAGTCCTATATATTGTTTTTCTTCAATTAATTGTTTTGTCATGTAAGGGGCAACCTGATAAACTAATAGCTTGTGGTAGTGATAAAGTCATTATTATCAGCGCCAATAAGACAAATGAAGATTTAGAATCGAGAATGCTTTGGGAATGGTCACCATATGATGCCAAAAGTTTACCAGAAGAGTACAAAAAGAAATATTTCATTAAAATAGACGAATGTAAACCAACTAAAAACGGAAATCAAATAATGATTACTGCAAGCACAGGTGGTGTTGCAATAATTGATAAACCAACAAAGGATGTGGTTTTTTATAGCTATTTAGCAAATGCGCATTCCATCGAAGAATTACCTAATGACCGAATAGCTGTAGCGGGTTCAAATCATGAAAAAGGGAATTGCGTTGCGATTTTTAATAGACATACTTTTGGAGAAGAGCCTATTACAAAAAGTAAATTATTTGCTGGACATGGGCTTGTTTGGGATAAAACAAAACAATTATTATTTGTTCTTGGAGGAAATGAATTGCAGACCTATAAACTTATTCATTGGGAATCAAAATCGCCTAAAATTGAACTTCAAGAACGATGGGATTTACCTGATGTCGGTGGACACGATTTAATAAGTTATAGTTCTGATGAACTCTTAATAACAACAAATAACAATGTGTGGGTATTCAATAAATCTAATGGAGGTTTTAAAATTTTCACCCAATTAGGTAATCAAAAGTTCATTAAGGGACTATCGGTTTCTAAGGGTGAGAATAAAAGAATAGCTTTTGTTCAAGGAGAGGAAAAATGGTGGTCACATAATATTTACTTAACAAATCCATATTTAAAAATTACTCAACCCTCTATAAATTTTTACAAAGTGAGGTGGTGGAATTACGATTAA